A genomic window from Methanobrevibacter sp. TLL-48-HuF1 includes:
- the lysS gene encoding lysine--tRNA ligase, whose protein sequence is MKHWIENIAEELSKRDTDKHVIASGTSISGSIHIGNSCDVFIANAIGKKLRELGKEAQTIWIADDHDPLRKVPYPLPENYDKYLGMPYSTIPCPDGCCDNFVEHFEKPFLGVMDSYGIEIEHKSGFEMYKSGIYNDYIRTALENVDRIKEIFNQYRREPLADDWLPYNPICEECGRVNTTYAYDFDGDIIKYRCDCGHEGEMDIKSGNGKLTWRVEWAARWKIFNVTCEPFGKDHAASGGSYDVSSIISKEIFDYEAPYPVPYEWITLDGEAMSKSHGVFFTPEQWLAIGPAESLNYYLFRSKPMKAKDFSPKMSFLDFMDQFDKVEKVFYDEEEAPSEKEGKKFKKIYEIAQINEGSPLPFRPHYRFLVNAYQIAGNNLEKIFTILKNNSQLTKSFKDKEFGDLNETELKQFQERVDNVVNWLDNYAPKFVKFQVQEKSVPKLPLTDEQTQFLSDLADLMESKEFNKAEDLHDAMYEILEGQGLKPQKGFQAIYKMILGQKQGPRAASFLLSLDKDFVVKRLRQEA, encoded by the coding sequence ATGAAACATTGGATTGAAAATATAGCTGAGGAATTAAGTAAAAGAGATACTGATAAACATGTAATTGCAAGTGGGACCTCAATATCAGGTTCTATTCATATTGGAAACTCCTGCGATGTATTTATAGCTAATGCAATCGGAAAAAAATTAAGAGAATTAGGAAAAGAAGCTCAAACTATTTGGATTGCTGATGATCATGACCCCCTTAGAAAAGTTCCATACCCATTACCTGAAAATTATGACAAATATCTTGGAATGCCTTACTCAACAATTCCATGTCCTGACGGATGTTGTGACAACTTTGTAGAACACTTTGAAAAACCATTTTTAGGAGTTATGGATTCATACGGCATTGAAATAGAACATAAATCAGGATTTGAAATGTATAAAAGCGGAATCTACAATGACTACATAAGAACCGCTCTTGAAAATGTAGACAGAATCAAAGAAATCTTCAATCAATACAGAAGAGAACCTCTAGCAGATGACTGGTTACCATACAATCCGATTTGTGAAGAATGTGGAAGAGTAAATACCACCTATGCATATGATTTTGATGGAGATATCATTAAATACAGATGTGACTGCGGTCATGAAGGTGAAATGGATATCAAATCCGGAAACGGAAAACTTACATGGAGAGTGGAATGGGCAGCAAGGTGGAAAATATTTAATGTTACCTGCGAACCATTCGGGAAAGACCATGCAGCCAGTGGAGGTTCCTATGATGTAAGTAGCATTATTTCAAAAGAAATATTTGACTATGAAGCACCATACCCAGTTCCTTACGAATGGATTACTTTAGATGGAGAAGCTATGAGTAAATCTCATGGAGTATTTTTCACACCGGAACAATGGTTAGCTATCGGACCTGCTGAAAGTCTCAATTATTACTTATTCAGAAGCAAACCTATGAAAGCTAAAGATTTTTCACCTAAAATGTCATTTTTAGACTTCATGGATCAGTTTGATAAAGTAGAAAAAGTATTTTACGATGAAGAAGAAGCACCATCTGAAAAAGAAGGTAAAAAATTCAAAAAAATCTATGAAATAGCTCAAATAAATGAAGGCAGTCCTTTACCATTCAGACCACATTACAGATTCTTAGTTAATGCTTACCAAATAGCTGGAAATAACTTGGAAAAAATATTTACAATTCTTAAAAACAATTCCCAGTTAACAAAAAGCTTTAAGGATAAAGAATTCGGAGATTTAAATGAAACTGAATTAAAACAATTCCAGGAACGTGTTGACAATGTAGTTAACTGGTTAGACAACTATGCTCCTAAATTTGTAAAATTCCAAGTTCAAGAGAAAAGTGTTCCAAAATTACCATTAACTGATGAACAAACACAATTCTTAAGTGATTTAGCTGATTTAATGGAATCAAAAGAATTTAACAAAGCAGAAGATTTACATGATGCAATGTATGAAATTCTTGAAGGCCAAGGATTAAAACCTCAAAAAGGATTCCAGGCTATTTATAAAATGATTTTAGGTCAAAAACAAGGTCCAAGAGCAGCATCATTCTTACTATCTCTTGATAAAGATTTTGTTGTTAAAAGATTAAGGCAAGAAGCTTAA
- a CDS encoding nucleoside deaminase produces the protein MHNDTYFINEALKEAEKSLAEGGIPIGAVLVKDGKIISRGHNRLIQNDSVILHAEMDAIENAGRLNHEDYLQSILYTTLSPCPMCSGAILLYDIPKVVIGENTTLMGAECLLEKNGVEITVLNNLECKKLFEKYVEENPESWKNELSKVGNSTNVCDF, from the coding sequence ATGCATAATGATACTTATTTTATAAATGAAGCTTTAAAGGAAGCTGAAAAATCTTTAGCTGAAGGAGGCATTCCAATCGGAGCTGTTTTAGTTAAAGATGGAAAAATTATTTCTCGCGGCCATAACAGGCTAATTCAAAACGATTCTGTAATTTTGCATGCAGAAATGGATGCTATTGAAAATGCCGGCCGTTTAAATCATGAGGATTATCTTCAATCCATATTATACACAACTCTTTCTCCCTGCCCGATGTGTTCTGGAGCTATATTGTTATATGATATTCCGAAAGTTGTAATTGGTGAAAATACAACATTAATGGGTGCAGAATGTTTGCTTGAGAAAAATGGTGTAGAAATAACGGTTTTAAATAATTTGGAGTGTAAAAAATTGTTTGAAAAATATGTAGAAGAAAACCCTGAATCTTGGAAAAATGAATTATCCAAAGTAGGGAATTCTACTAATGTTTGTGATTTTTAA
- a CDS encoding acyltransferase → MSEENVTEFESQLKEKDQKLDNQSSELNYLTNEIIPNLKKENAELKKIKNELTEALEKTTRKYYDQLDINADLSEKLTKIGAEDAINKVRAEKLESEIDDIKKDAEAKVADFKAKLDDVDADKVDKIKAENQDLHSKLTEKTSELDKLKELVPNLKSEIDDLRKQVIEMGNYKEEVDAKVKGEMNKLNEEIKSLTAELKGKQSSYDKLHNDSQKTIDDLKGQVSKLKKTLEKQANRGFLDRLSNKKVSIDDD, encoded by the coding sequence GTGTCTGAAGAAAACGTAACTGAATTTGAAAGCCAATTAAAAGAAAAAGATCAAAAATTAGATAATCAGTCTAGTGAACTTAATTATTTAACTAATGAAATTATTCCTAATCTTAAAAAAGAAAATGCAGAGTTAAAGAAAATTAAAAATGAATTAACTGAAGCATTAGAAAAAACTACTAGGAAATATTATGATCAATTAGATATTAATGCAGATTTAAGCGAAAAATTAACAAAAATTGGTGCTGAAGATGCAATTAATAAAGTAAGAGCTGAAAAGCTTGAATCTGAAATTGATGATATTAAAAAAGATGCAGAAGCTAAAGTAGCTGATTTCAAAGCTAAATTGGATGATGTTGATGCAGATAAAGTTGATAAAATAAAAGCTGAAAATCAGGATTTACATTCTAAATTAACTGAAAAAACTTCTGAATTAGATAAACTTAAAGAGTTAGTCCCTAATCTTAAATCTGAAATTGATGATTTAAGAAAACAAGTTATTGAAATGGGAAATTATAAGGAAGAAGTTGATGCTAAAGTTAAAGGCGAAATGAATAAGCTTAATGAAGAAATTAAGTCACTTACTGCAGAACTTAAAGGTAAGCAAAGTAGTTACGATAAATTACATAACGATTCACAAAAAACTATTGATGATTTAAAAGGACAAGTTTCCAAACTTAAAAAAACTTTAGAAAAACAAGCTAATAGAGGATTTTTAGACAGACTTTCCAATAAAAAAGTCTCAATTGATGATGATTAA
- the polC gene encoding DNA polymerase II large subunit has translation MEINMDYFDRLEADTKVLYKIANEARSKGLDVETKSEVPLAKDLAERVEGLVGPEGVAKRIKELEQDITREEVAFEIAAEIASGKFELTKEKANYNEEQRCDQALRTALAILTEGVVAAPLEGISQVKIKQNFDSTKYIAVYFAGPIRSAGGTAAALAVLLGDKIKEAIGIDDFKPVDDEIERYVEEVELYESEVTNLQYSPTPEEVRFAANHIPVEVTGEQTDQVEVSHRDLERVETNNIRGGALLAMVEGVIQKSKKILKISKKLKLDSWGWLSEYSKPKNDDKKSDDDSTDLVTEPKYIQDIIGGRPVLGYPSEKGGFRLRYGRSRNTGLATMGVHPATMALLDFLAVGTQLKIEYPGKGNCVVPVDSIEGPIVKLKNGDVVKIDKIKQAKELKNQVTEILFLGDMLVAFGEFLRNNQPLMPSGWCEEWWIGLLQKSDKFDSTDETLDLHHLEYDYIPAAEAFKLSEEYNIPLHPKYTYCYNDVTINDLNSMIDVILENKSKYSQENGLTIDLDYRKRVLEIIGVPHTVKDGKITIDKDHSYALINTLVNHVPVKEHTIEALNEVSPVEIKNKAPAYIGTRVGRPEKSKERLMRPAPHGLFPIGNYGGSRRLVATAAKKGNIKVDLARRKCTQCKISSFQSICPHCGAPTEISPHSVKNINLSAMLKKASDNVKVRKVDEMKGVVGMISESKLPEPLEKGILRSKNEVFTFKDGTIRHDSTDLPLTHFIPKEIGVTVEKLLKMGYTKDCYGNPIENDEQIIELRVQDIVISNNCADYLVRTANFIDDELERYYGMEKFYNVKEKSDLIGHLVAGLAPHTSAGVLGRIVGFTKALCCYAHPYFHSAKRRNCDSDEDAVMLLLDALINFSKSYLPNTRGGSMDAPLVLSSRIDPEEIDDESHNLDIFERFPVEFYEKTYEPLKPAEVLEYIDNVEMHLGTPQQYEGLMFSHHTSSIHAGPTVCLYKRLPSMREKVEAQIALAENIRAVDQRGVVEKVLSSHFLPDIMGNSRAFSKQKVRCTKCGSKYRRMPLTGKCKCGGNLILSVSKGSVTKYLEISQDLVNRYPVSHYLRQRLEIQEFGIHSLFESDKSKQSSLDVFF, from the coding sequence ATGGAGATAAACATGGACTATTTTGATAGATTAGAAGCAGATACTAAAGTATTATATAAAATAGCTAATGAAGCAAGGTCTAAAGGACTTGATGTTGAAACAAAAAGTGAAGTTCCTTTAGCAAAGGATTTAGCTGAAAGAGTTGAAGGGCTTGTTGGTCCTGAAGGTGTTGCTAAACGTATTAAAGAATTAGAACAAGATATTACCAGAGAAGAAGTAGCTTTTGAAATAGCTGCAGAAATAGCATCTGGAAAATTTGAGCTTACAAAAGAAAAAGCAAATTATAATGAAGAGCAAAGGTGCGACCAGGCTCTCAGGACTGCACTAGCTATTCTTACAGAAGGAGTCGTAGCTGCTCCATTGGAAGGTATTTCCCAGGTAAAAATTAAACAGAATTTCGATTCTACAAAATATATTGCAGTTTATTTTGCAGGACCTATCAGAAGTGCAGGAGGAACTGCAGCAGCATTAGCTGTTTTGCTTGGAGATAAAATTAAAGAAGCTATAGGTATTGATGATTTTAAACCTGTTGATGATGAAATTGAACGTTATGTAGAAGAAGTGGAACTTTATGAATCAGAAGTTACCAACCTGCAATACTCACCAACACCGGAAGAGGTAAGATTTGCAGCTAACCATATACCAGTAGAAGTTACTGGAGAACAAACTGATCAGGTTGAAGTATCTCACAGAGATTTGGAACGTGTTGAAACCAATAATATTAGGGGAGGAGCTCTTTTAGCTATGGTTGAAGGAGTTATTCAGAAATCCAAAAAGATTTTAAAAATCTCTAAAAAACTTAAACTGGATAGCTGGGGTTGGCTTTCCGAATATTCAAAACCAAAAAATGATGACAAAAAATCTGATGATGACAGCACAGATTTAGTAACTGAACCAAAATATATTCAGGATATTATTGGCGGAAGGCCTGTTTTAGGTTATCCTTCTGAAAAAGGAGGTTTCCGTTTAAGGTATGGCCGTTCCAGAAACACAGGACTTGCAACTATGGGGGTCCATCCTGCAACAATGGCATTGCTTGATTTTTTAGCTGTCGGAACACAGCTTAAAATTGAATATCCTGGAAAAGGTAACTGTGTTGTTCCGGTAGACTCCATTGAAGGACCTATTGTAAAACTTAAAAACGGAGATGTTGTAAAAATAGATAAAATCAAACAGGCAAAAGAACTTAAAAATCAGGTTACAGAAATCCTGTTTTTAGGAGATATGCTTGTTGCATTTGGAGAATTTTTAAGAAACAACCAACCATTAATGCCTTCAGGATGGTGTGAAGAATGGTGGATTGGTCTGCTTCAAAAAAGCGACAAATTTGATAGCACGGATGAAACTTTAGATTTACATCATCTGGAATATGATTATATTCCTGCTGCTGAAGCTTTTAAGTTATCTGAAGAATATAATATACCTCTACATCCAAAATACACCTACTGCTATAATGATGTAACAATAAATGATTTAAACTCAATGATTGATGTGATTCTGGAAAATAAATCCAAATATTCACAAGAAAACGGACTTACTATTGATTTGGATTACAGAAAAAGAGTACTGGAAATTATAGGTGTTCCCCACACTGTAAAAGATGGAAAAATAACAATAGACAAAGACCACAGCTATGCTTTAATAAATACATTAGTAAATCATGTTCCTGTTAAAGAACATACTATAGAAGCTTTAAATGAAGTTTCACCAGTTGAAATTAAAAACAAAGCTCCTGCATATATTGGTACCCGTGTAGGAAGACCTGAAAAATCCAAAGAAAGATTAATGAGGCCTGCACCACACGGATTATTCCCAATTGGCAATTATGGTGGAAGCAGAAGATTAGTAGCTACTGCAGCTAAAAAAGGTAATATCAAAGTAGATTTAGCTAGAAGAAAATGTACTCAATGTAAAATTAGTTCATTCCAGTCTATCTGCCCTCACTGTGGAGCTCCAACAGAAATCAGCCCACATAGTGTAAAAAACATAAACCTTTCAGCTATGCTTAAAAAAGCATCTGACAATGTAAAAGTAAGAAAAGTTGATGAAATGAAAGGTGTTGTAGGTATGATTTCTGAATCCAAGTTACCTGAACCTCTTGAAAAAGGAATACTTAGATCCAAAAACGAAGTATTTACATTTAAAGATGGAACCATCCGTCATGATTCAACAGACTTGCCTTTAACTCATTTTATACCAAAAGAAATTGGAGTTACTGTTGAAAAACTTCTGAAAATGGGTTATACTAAAGACTGCTATGGAAATCCAATTGAAAATGATGAGCAGATTATAGAGCTTAGAGTGCAGGATATTGTTATTTCCAATAACTGTGCAGACTATCTTGTCCGTACCGCCAATTTCATTGATGATGAACTTGAAAGATATTATGGAATGGAAAAATTCTATAATGTTAAGGAAAAATCTGACTTGATTGGACATTTAGTGGCAGGTCTTGCTCCCCACACTTCTGCAGGAGTATTAGGCAGGATTGTTGGATTTACAAAAGCATTATGCTGTTATGCACATCCTTATTTCCACTCTGCAAAACGTAGAAATTGTGATAGTGATGAAGATGCAGTAATGCTGCTTCTAGATGCATTAATCAACTTCTCAAAATCATACCTTCCAAATACAAGAGGAGGAAGTATGGATGCTCCGTTAGTTCTATCTTCAAGAATTGATCCTGAAGAAATAGATGACGAATCCCACAATCTGGATATTTTTGAAAGATTCCCTGTTGAGTTTTATGAAAAAACTTATGAACCATTAAAACCTGCTGAAGTTTTAGAATACATTGACAATGTGGAAATGCATTTAGGAACCCCGCAGCAATACGAAGGATTGATGTTTTCCCACCACACATCAAGTATCCATGCTGGACCTACAGTATGTCTTTATAAAAGACTTCCTTCAATGAGGGAAAAAGTAGAAGCTCAAATTGCACTGGCTGAAAATATCAGAGCGGTAGATCAAAGGGGAGTTGTGGAAAAAGTTTTATCTTCCCACTTTTTACCGGATATTATGGGAAATTCAAGGGCATTTTCCAAACAAAAAGTAAGATGTACAAAATGCGGTTCAAAATACAGAAGAATGCCACTTACCGGAAAATGCAAATGTGGTGGAAATTTAATACTTTCAGTTTCTAAAGGTTCAGTAACTAAATATCTTGAGATATCGCAGGATTTGGTAAATAGATACCCTGTGTCTCATTATTTAAGACAGCGTTTAGAAATTCAAGAGTTTGGAATTCATTCGCTTTTTGAAAGTGATAAATCCAAACAAAGTTCTTTAGATGTTTTCTTCTAA
- the nrdD gene encoding anaerobic ribonucleoside-triphosphate reductase — translation MVTYMEKTSEIMKELANSKKINVEKNNGIKERFSYEKLLKSLVMVETPFFESDKIVAQVVSSLYDGIKTKEIKKIVYECLEDIDGEIANKYLASTQLKVRTSRDTIEAFDLSKIANTLIEETGASQETAFEIATEVWKELKKLNVEYLTAPMIREMVNTKLVEYGLEDLRSRYTRLGIPVYNITSLIENGNRDNANMIHNPESIHKHVADEALKQYALLQMLPSHLADAHMSGDIHIHDLEFFAGRPLNCMQHDIRTFIRYGLKVDGTGDHTSVAGAPNHMETLMNHTGEIMLASQQNMSGGQAMSLWNVFVAPFARGRTYEEIKQSVQMLIYNLNMAYAARGSQVPFTSMVLEFGVPKFLQDVTAYGPKGEVVGTYGDFEEETRLIQRAFTETLLAGDQEGKPHLFPNTIYTLREETLKGDYEEDLHLVHELSAKYGSSYFINMLPDYRGKMANYMGCRTCLQDNWTGDWEQDCLRTGNLAYVTLNLPRIGYQSKDESQVFEYLDEYMDLAAETLMLRREQGLKCLNDFHILPFLKQKVGEDSYYRIQNSTLSFGFVGLNEMLLSLFGNGIEDKDANKFGVKCIEYLNERADKLKEETGLRWSVLQTPAESTAYRFATLDKEQFGDQAIVQGDGSANYYTNSSHVPVNTDVSLIDKIKIEEQYHSLTPGGHIFHAFMGESYSDPDSLMSLTNKIAKKSDIGFWAYSSALSFCLNCKTLMKGLNNKCPTCGESEDVEWYDRITGYVQQVGRAKSSSGGWNPGKRQELIDRRRFEDE, via the coding sequence ATGGTGACATATATGGAAAAGACTTCTGAAATAATGAAAGAACTTGCTAACTCCAAGAAAATCAACGTTGAAAAAAACAACGGTATTAAAGAAAGATTTAGCTATGAAAAATTATTAAAATCATTAGTAATGGTTGAAACCCCTTTCTTTGAATCTGATAAAATTGTGGCTCAGGTTGTTTCCTCACTTTATGACGGCATTAAAACCAAAGAAATTAAAAAAATCGTATATGAATGTTTGGAAGATATTGACGGTGAAATAGCTAACAAATATTTAGCCAGCACCCAATTAAAAGTACGTACTTCCAGAGATACTATTGAAGCATTTGATTTATCCAAAATCGCAAATACTTTAATTGAAGAAACCGGTGCATCTCAGGAAACTGCATTTGAAATAGCTACTGAAGTTTGGAAAGAACTTAAAAAATTAAATGTTGAATACTTAACTGCACCAATGATCAGGGAAATGGTAAACACCAAACTTGTAGAATATGGATTAGAAGACCTAAGAAGCCGTTACACTCGTTTAGGTATCCCTGTATACAACATCACTTCATTAATTGAAAACGGTAACAGAGATAATGCAAACATGATTCATAATCCTGAAAGTATCCACAAGCATGTAGCTGATGAAGCATTAAAACAATATGCTCTTTTGCAAATGCTCCCATCACATTTAGCTGATGCACACATGTCTGGAGACATTCATATTCACGATTTGGAATTCTTTGCAGGAAGACCTCTAAACTGTATGCAACATGATATAAGGACCTTCATCAGATACGGGCTTAAAGTAGACGGAACTGGAGATCATACCTCTGTTGCAGGTGCTCCAAACCATATGGAAACTTTAATGAACCATACTGGAGAAATTATGCTTGCATCACAACAGAATATGTCCGGAGGGCAAGCTATGTCCTTATGGAACGTATTTGTAGCACCATTTGCAAGAGGAAGAACCTATGAAGAAATCAAACAATCTGTTCAAATGCTTATTTATAATTTAAATATGGCTTACGCAGCTAGAGGTTCCCAAGTACCGTTTACAAGTATGGTTTTAGAATTCGGAGTTCCAAAGTTCTTACAGGATGTAACTGCATACGGTCCAAAAGGAGAAGTAGTAGGAACTTATGGTGATTTTGAAGAAGAAACAAGATTAATCCAAAGAGCATTTACCGAAACATTGCTTGCAGGAGACCAAGAAGGAAAACCTCATCTTTTCCCGAATACTATTTACACACTTCGTGAAGAAACATTAAAAGGAGATTACGAAGAAGACTTACATTTAGTCCATGAATTATCTGCAAAATACGGATCATCCTATTTTATCAATATGTTGCCTGATTACAGAGGTAAAATGGCGAATTACATGGGATGCAGAACTTGTTTACAAGATAATTGGACTGGTGATTGGGAACAAGACTGTTTAAGAACAGGTAACCTTGCATATGTAACTTTAAACCTCCCAAGAATCGGATACCAATCCAAAGACGAATCCCAAGTATTTGAGTACTTAGATGAATACATGGATTTAGCTGCAGAAACATTAATGCTCAGAAGAGAACAAGGATTAAAATGTTTAAATGACTTCCATATATTACCTTTCCTTAAACAAAAAGTTGGAGAAGACAGTTATTACAGAATCCAAAATTCAACATTATCCTTTGGTTTTGTTGGTCTTAACGAAATGTTATTATCATTATTTGGAAACGGTATCGAAGATAAAGATGCAAACAAATTTGGTGTCAAATGTATTGAATACTTAAATGAAAGAGCTGACAAATTAAAAGAGGAAACCGGTCTCAGATGGTCTGTTTTACAAACTCCTGCAGAATCCACCGCATACAGATTTGCAACTCTTGATAAAGAGCAATTCGGAGATCAAGCTATCGTACAAGGTGACGGAAGTGCTAATTACTACACTAACTCCTCACATGTTCCGGTAAACACAGATGTATCCCTTATTGACAAAATAAAAATCGAAGAACAATACCACAGTCTAACTCCTGGCGGACATATCTTCCATGCATTTATGGGAGAATCATATTCCGATCCGGATTCATTAATGAGTTTAACTAACAAAATAGCTAAAAAATCAGATATTGGTTTCTGGGCTTACAGTTCTGCATTAAGTTTCTGTCTTAATTGTAAAACTTTAATGAAAGGTTTAAACAACAAATGCCCAACCTGTGGAGAAAGTGAAGATGTTGAATGGTATGACAGAATCACAGGATATGTACAACAAGTAGGACGTGCAAAATCATCATCTGGTGGTTGGAACCCTGGAAAACGTCAAGAATTAATTGACAGAAGAAGATTTGAAGATGAATAA
- a CDS encoding queuosine precursor transporter has protein sequence MLIAIFCVAFVTTNIVTVKILDLGFWGLTVPCGVIIYPLVFILTSVIADTYGESTAQKTILFGVVCNLLFVVVSTIALMLPAAGFWEGQDSFVYIFSQTPRMLIASFISYIIGNFVNAKLTHMIKERSEDGNVGYKSIGAIAIGEILDNTIFISLAFAFTVSWANIAIMILVHFTIMFIWTFVAQPITVKVTKWAKKGEPITA, from the coding sequence ATGTTAATCGCAATATTCTGTGTGGCTTTTGTTACAACAAATATTGTTACTGTAAAAATTTTAGACTTAGGTTTCTGGGGACTTACAGTTCCATGCGGCGTAATAATTTATCCGTTAGTATTCATTCTTACATCAGTAATAGCTGATACATATGGAGAATCAACAGCACAAAAAACTATTCTTTTTGGAGTAGTATGTAACTTGCTTTTCGTTGTTGTTTCAACAATTGCATTAATGCTGCCTGCAGCTGGTTTCTGGGAAGGACAGGACAGCTTTGTATACATATTTTCACAAACACCAAGAATGTTGATTGCATCTTTTATTTCATATATTATTGGTAACTTTGTAAATGCTAAATTAACCCATATGATTAAAGAAAGATCCGAAGACGGAAATGTCGGATATAAATCTATTGGAGCTATTGCCATTGGTGAAATATTAGACAATACAATATTCATATCATTAGCATTTGCATTTACTGTAAGTTGGGCAAATATTGCAATAATGATTCTTGTTCATTTCACTATAATGTTCATTTGGACATTTGTAGCACAACCTATCACAGTTAAAGTTACCAAATGGGCTAAAAAAGGTGAACCAATAACTGCTTAA
- a CDS encoding NAD(P)-dependent alcohol dehydrogenase encodes MATFKGFAMKKLNETGWVEKEVPECGPLDAIVRPTCVSPCTSDIHTVWEGAIGDRKDMVLGHEAVGIVEEVGSLVKNIKVGDKVIVPAITPDWDDEAAQRGYPSQTTEPLGGWKFSNFKDGVFGERFHVNLADANLALMPEGLSDEAAVMLVDMWSTGMMGSENANIPLGGSVLVIGIGAVGLSAIAGAALLGAADIYAAGTRPISVKVAKEYGATEIINYREAPIDEQVREATDGAGVDSVIIAGGNLTNTWKEAVASTKAGGTISNVNYLSGADDVLIPRVEWGCGMSNINITNGLCPGGRVRMERLARLALTNRADPELLVTHRFKGLEKIEDALYLMKDKPKDLIKPIVKID; translated from the coding sequence ATGGCAACATTTAAAGGATTTGCAATGAAAAAACTAAATGAAACTGGTTGGGTTGAAAAAGAAGTCCCGGAATGTGGACCATTAGACGCAATTGTAAGACCAACATGTGTCTCTCCTTGTACTTCCGATATACATACCGTATGGGAAGGAGCTATCGGAGATAGAAAAGACATGGTCTTAGGTCATGAAGCAGTCGGTATTGTTGAAGAAGTTGGCAGCTTAGTGAAAAATATCAAAGTAGGAGACAAAGTAATTGTACCTGCTATTACTCCAGACTGGGATGATGAAGCTGCCCAAAGAGGTTATCCTTCACAAACTACAGAACCATTAGGCGGATGGAAATTTTCAAATTTCAAAGACGGTGTTTTTGGAGAAAGATTCCATGTCAATTTAGCTGATGCTAACTTAGCCCTAATGCCTGAAGGATTAAGTGATGAAGCTGCAGTAATGCTTGTAGATATGTGGTCTACCGGTATGATGGGATCTGAAAATGCAAATATACCATTAGGAGGAAGTGTATTAGTAATTGGAATCGGTGCTGTAGGACTTTCAGCAATTGCCGGTGCTGCCCTTTTAGGTGCTGCAGATATTTACGCTGCAGGAACCCGTCCTATTTCAGTAAAAGTTGCTAAAGAATACGGAGCTACAGAAATTATTAACTACAGAGAAGCTCCAATTGATGAACAGGTTAGAGAAGCTACAGACGGAGCAGGTGTTGACTCTGTAATTATTGCAGGAGGAAACTTAACAAACACCTGGAAAGAAGCTGTAGCCAGTACAAAAGCCGGAGGAACAATATCAAATGTAAACTACTTAAGTGGAGCAGATGATGTTTTAATCCCTAGAGTAGAGTGGGGCTGTGGTATGTCTAATATAAATATCACAAACGGATTATGTCCTGGTGGACGTGTAAGAATGGAGAGATTAGCTCGCCTTGCACTTACAAACCGTGCAGACCCTGAACTCTTAGTTACCCACAGGTTTAAAGGTCTTGAAAAAATTGAAGATGCTTTATACCTGATGAAAGACAAACCAAAAGACTTGATTAAACCAATCGTAAAGATAGATTAA
- a CDS encoding putative quinol monooxygenase: protein MIIVQAKAIPKDETSKNRIIKAAENLIEKSKSENGNINYNLYSSVQEDTLLFVEQWENLDILKAHLQTEHFNQFGADIDGLLKEDLEINVFTAENIEL from the coding sequence ATGATAATCGTTCAGGCAAAAGCAATCCCTAAAGATGAAACATCAAAAAACAGAATTATCAAAGCTGCTGAAAATTTAATTGAAAAGTCAAAATCAGAAAATGGAAATATTAACTATAACTTATATTCAAGTGTTCAAGAGGACACCTTACTTTTTGTAGAACAATGGGAAAATCTGGATATATTAAAAGCACACCTCCAAACAGAGCATTTTAATCAATTTGGAGCAGATATTGATGGTCTTTTAAAAGAAGATTTAGAAATTAATGTATTTACAGCAGAAAATATTGAACTTTAA
- a CDS encoding 50S ribosomal protein L21e, whose protein sequence is MQRSRGFRSKSRRKMTKVVREGRSNPITNRLQKFEEGDLVHITINPSIQKGQPHPRFHGKTGKITDKKGKAYIVSLTDGNKAKELIIRPDHLKLQTSQ, encoded by the coding sequence ATGCAAAGATCAAGAGGATTTAGAAGTAAATCAAGAAGAAAAATGACTAAAGTAGTAAGAGAAGGTAGGTCTAACCCAATTACCAACAGACTTCAAAAATTTGAAGAAGGAGACTTAGTTCACATTACTATCAACCCAAGTATCCAAAAAGGTCAACCACATCCAAGATTCCATGGAAAAACTGGTAAAATCACTGATAAAAAAGGAAAAGCTTACATTGTTTCATTAACTGATGGAAACAAAGCAAAAGAATTAATTATCAGACCTGATCACTTAAAATTACAAACAAGCCAATAA